The proteins below are encoded in one region of Cucurbita pepo subsp. pepo cultivar mu-cu-16 chromosome LG10, ASM280686v2, whole genome shotgun sequence:
- the LOC111803506 gene encoding symplekin isoform X2, whose protein sequence is MVAVMAAVDSKERLSRLINSTKIAADIPSKLARLRQLKNDLPPEDPVLLTELLPRILELQSDRFSPIRKFVTEMIGEIGFKHIDLLPQIVPLLITVLTDDTPAVVRQSITCAIDLFRICLVKIAMKGLYSSVIDNSLQSLWTWMLKFREEIYSIAVHGNGGMSLLALKFVVEVILLYTPDPNGSSEPPATAENSVYFNISWLRGGHPILKIRDLSTEASQSLGLLLDQLRFPKVKSLNNAKIIVLINSLSTIANKRPAFYGRILPVLLGLDRSGTIFNGLHAPGVHYALKNSFLNCLKCTHPGALPWRDPLIGALREMKVGGVAEPTLHQDSTVNGSVKEELSDGHFTKDDKATVQRIPDIMHNTLGRKRSGEPDTCDLKEDGNGSGKRARPTPKVSESEESFKEMESTVKPEQDTSSSGTSSAGELDTGPAHQLVAMFGALVAQGEKAIGSLQILISSISADLLAEVVIANMRFLPPHQPDAGDGELLQNMCISGSDAQVKYPSSFVADVLSLSSTFPPIASLLDSSRSLSDDTKPQEGGDHHAVPIIDSAGTNDDSENAITPTSLPVSKASISEAEEVCSIIPSSIHDVANLESGIPGLDSSVQSDGSSDHVVTPSLASSGFDDSNQENISTLELSSSLKLSVSREKSEELSPKAVVSDVNSLASSTATSAGLSSQLVLPKMSAPVVDLVDEEKDELLRLAFVHIVEAYKQIAVAGGLQARFSLLAYLGVEYPLELEAWKVLQNHILADYVNNEGHELTLRVLYRLFGEAEEEHDFFTSTTAASVYETFLVTVAETLRDSFPPSDKSLSRLLGEAPYLPKSVINLLECMCSPGNSENADKDLQSGDRVTQGLSAVWSLILLRPPIRDVCLKIALQSTVHLSEEVRMKAIRLVANKLYPIPSISQRIEDFSKEMLLSAISDLVTDATDADGSVSESHKDVHPEKSLIESSAVSKDISSDACPSSISQADTSLPISEAQRRMSLYFALCTKKHSLFRQIFVMYKNASKAIKQAVHDHIPILVRTMGSSSDLLEILTDPPSGSENLVMQVLQILTDGITPSSELVFTVSKLYNSKLKDVEIMIPVLPYLPKEEVMMIFPQIVNLPGDKFQAALLRILQGSSQSGPVLNPAEVLIAIHGIDPDRDGIPLKKVTDACNACFEQRQTFTQQIIAKVLNQLVEQIPLPLLFMRTVLQAIGTFPSLVDFIMEILSRLVGKQIWKYPKLWVGFLKCALLTKPQSFNVLLQGLRMHLRSWLDLWVPDGWPVILRAKLWTTVGVGAIRCVYGIPHLSGLKSERKRTNYYFPYLRGLGCGSYSCRLLSAKYPCLACLLTS, encoded by the exons ATGGTCGCCGTGATGGCGGCTGTTGATTCAAAGGAGAGGCTCTCTCGTCTGATTAACTCAACCAAGATTGCTGCAGATATTCCTTCCAAGCTTGCTCGTTTGCGTCAATTAAAGAATGATTTGCCGCCGGAAGATCCTGTTTTACTTACTGAGCTCCTCCCTCGTATCCTTGAGCTACAGTCTGACCGCTTCAGCCCCATCCGCAAGTTTGTCACAGA GATGATTGGTGAAATTGGATTCAAGCACATCGACTTGTTGCCTCAAATTGTACCATTATTGATAACAGTTTTGACTGATGATACTCCAGCTGTTGTTCGGCAATCCATTACTTGTGCCATTGATTTATTTCGCATTTGTCTTGTAAAAATTGCGATGAAG GGTCTGTATTCTAGCGTGATAGACAATTCACTTCAATCATTGTGGACATGGATGTTAAAGTTCAGGGAAGAGATATATTCAATAGCCGTTCAT GGAAATGGTGGAATGAGTTTGCTAGCTCTCAAGTTTGTCGTAGAAGTAATTTTACTTTACACACCTGACCCCAATGGCTCTTCAGAGCCTCCTGCTACTGCAG AAAATTCTGTCTATTTTAATATATCGTGGCTTCGTGGAGGTCATCCTATACTCAAAATTAGAGACTTATCAACTGAAGCCAGTCAAAGTTTGGGTTTGTTGCTCGATCAGCTCAGATTCCCAAAAGTGAAATCTCTCAATAATGCAAAGATCATTGTGCTCATTAATAG TCTTTCAACAATTGCAAACAAGAGGCCTGCTTTTTATGGCCGAATTTTGCCTGTCTTGCTTGGTCTGGACCGGTCAGGCACTATCTTCAATGGGTTGCATGCTCCTGGTGTACATTATGCCTTAAAGAATTCATTTCTCAACTGCTTGAAGTGTACCCATCCAGGTGCTTTACCG TGGCGGGATCCTCTAATTGGTGCCCTGAGAGAGATGAAAGTCGGGGGAGTGGCTGAGCCAACCCTTCATCAAGATTCAACAGTTAATGGATCTGTAAAGGAGGAGCTGAGCGATGGCCATTTTACCAAG GATGATAAGGCTACTGTTCAAAGAATTCCTGATATTATGCATAATACTTTGGGGAGGAAGAGGTCTGGTGAACCAGACACCTGTGATTTGAAAGAGGATGGAAATGGATCTGGAAAACGTGCCAGACCAACACCTAAGGTCTCGGAGTCTGAGGAATCATTTAAAGAAATGGAGAGTACTGTTAAGCCTGAACAAGATACATCATCAAGTGGAACATCTTCAGCAGGAGAATTGGATACCGGACCAGCGCACCAACTTGTAGCCATGTTTGGTGCCTTAGTTGCTCAAGGAGAAAAAGCTATTGGGTCCTTACAGATCCTTATCTCTAGTATTTCTGCTGACTTGCTTGCTGAGGTTGTCATTGCTAATATGCGTTTCCTTCCTCCTCATCAGCCTGATGCAGGAGATGGAGAACTTCTGCAGAATATGTGTATAAGTGGTAGTGATGCTCAAGTCAAATATCCGTCATCATTTGTAGCTGATGTTCTTTCATTATCTAGCACCTTTCCACCGATTGCATCATTGTTGGATTCTTCTAGGTCATTATCTGATGACACG AAGCCTCAAGAGGGAGGAGACCATCATGCAGTTCCTATTATTGACAGTGCTGGGACAAATGATGATTCTGAAAATGCTATAACGCCAACTAGTTTACCTGTTTCCAAAGCATCTATATCTGAAGCGGAAGAAGTTTGTTCAATCATTCCATCTAGTATACATGATGTGGCCAATTTAGAGAGTGGGATACCTGGGCTCGATTCTTCTGTTCAAAGTGATGGGTCATCAGATCATGTTGTTACTCCCTCGCTTGCATCATCTGGTTTTGACGATTCTAATCAAGAGAACATTTCAACTTTGGAACTAAGCTCCTCCTTGAAATTATCAGTTTCTAGAGAAAAATCAGAGGAGCTTAGTCCAAAGGCAGTTGTTTCAGATGTCAACAGCTTGGCCTCTTCAACTGCAACTTCTGCGGGGTTGTCTTCTCAGTTGGTCTTGCCCAAGATGTCAGCACCTGTTGTTGACCTTGTAGATGAAGAGAAGGATGAATTACTAAGACTGGCATTTGTGCACATTGTTGAGGCGTATAAGCAAATAGCAGTCGCTGGAGGTTTGCAAGCCCGCTTTTCTCTATTGGCATATTTAGGAGTGGAG TATCCCTTGGAATTAGAGGCATGGAAAGTGTTGCAAAACCATATATTGGCTGATTATGTAAACAATGAG GGACACGAGTTGACTTTGCGGGTTCTGTATAGGTTATTTGGAGAGGCAGAAGAGGAACACGATTTCTTTACATCTACGACTGCTGCTTCAGTATATGAGACATTTCTTGTCACTGTG GCAGAAACACTTAGAGATTCTTTTCCTCCATCGGACAAGTCATTGAGTAGATTGCTTGGTGAAGCTCCTTATCTACCAAAGTCAGTCATAAACCTGTTGGAATGCATGTGCTCTCCTGGAAACAGTGAAAATGCAGATAAGGATCTCCAAAGTGGTGATCGTGTAACTCAAGGTCTTAGTGCAGTGTggagtttaattttattgagaCCCCCTATCCGCGATGTCTGCTTGAAAATTGCCTTACAG AGCACTGTGCATCTCTCTGAGGAAGTGAGGATGAAGGCAATTCGTCTG GTTGCTAACAAGCTTTATCCTATACCGTCCATTTCTCAACGAATAGAAGATTTTTCTAAGGAGATGCTGCTTTCTGCCATTAGTGACCTTGTAACAGATGCGACAGATGCTGATGGATCAGTATCAGAATCACACAAG GATGTTCATCCAGAAAAATCTTTAATTGAATCTAGTGCCGTTAGTAAAGATATATCCTCCGATGCTTGTCCTTCATCCATTTCACAAGCTGACACATCTCTTCCAATCTCTGAGGCCCAGCGTCGGATGTCCTTGTACTTTGCACTTTGCACAAAG AAGCACTCACTTTTTCGCCAAATTTTTGTCATGTATAAAAATGCCTCAAAAGCAATTAAGCAG GCTGTTCATGACCATATCCCAATACTTGTCCGCACAATGGGCTCATCCTCAGATCTTCTTGAAATTCTTACTGATCCTCCAAGTGGAAGTGAGAATCTTGTAATGCAG GTTTTGCAAATTCTGACAGATGGGATTACTCCTTCGTCTGAGTTAGTTTTTACCGTAAGCAAGTTATACAATTCAAAACTAAAG GATGTGGAGATTATGATCCCTGTATTACCATATCTACCAAAAGAGGAG gtcATGATGATTTTCCCCCAGATTGTGAATCTTCCAGGTGACAAATTCCAAGCAGCACTTCTGCGGATATTGCAG GGATCATCTCAGTCTGGGCCAGTTCTAAATCCAGCTGAAGTTCTAATTGCTATTCATGGAATTGATCCTGATAGAGATGGAATTCCTCTCAAGAAG GTCACAGATGCATGCAATGCTTGCTTTGAGCAGCGTCAAACTTTCACGCAGCAAATCATTGCAAAAGTTTTGAATCAATTG GTTGAGCAGATTCCTCTTCCATTATTGTTCATGCGCACGGTATTGCAAGCCATCGGCACTTTTCCATCACTG GTAGATTTTATAATGGAGATTCTATCTCGTCTTGTTGGCAAGCAG ATATGGAAATACCCCAAGTTATGGGTAGGCTTCTTGAAGTGTGCACTCTTGACAAAGCCTCAATCCTTTAATGTGCTGCTTCAG
- the LOC111803506 gene encoding symplekin isoform X1 yields MVAVMAAVDSKERLSRLINSTKIAADIPSKLARLRQLKNDLPPEDPVLLTELLPRILELQSDRFSPIRKFVTEMIGEIGFKHIDLLPQIVPLLITVLTDDTPAVVRQSITCAIDLFRICLVKIAMKGLYSSVIDNSLQSLWTWMLKFREEIYSIAVHGNGGMSLLALKFVVEVILLYTPDPNGSSEPPATAENSVYFNISWLRGGHPILKIRDLSTEASQSLGLLLDQLRFPKVKSLNNAKIIVLINSLSTIANKRPAFYGRILPVLLGLDRSGTIFNGLHAPGVHYALKNSFLNCLKCTHPGALPWRDPLIGALREMKVGGVAEPTLHQDSTVNGSVKEELSDGHFTKDDKATVQRIPDIMHNTLGRKRSGEPDTCDLKEDGNGSGKRARPTPKVSESEESFKEMESTVKPEQDTSSSGTSSAGELDTGPAHQLVAMFGALVAQGEKAIGSLQILISSISADLLAEVVIANMRFLPPHQPDAGDGELLQNMCISGSDAQVKYPSSFVADVLSLSSTFPPIASLLDSSRSLSDDTKPQEGGDHHAVPIIDSAGTNDDSENAITPTSLPVSKASISEAEEVCSIIPSSIHDVANLESGIPGLDSSVQSDGSSDHVVTPSLASSGFDDSNQENISTLELSSSLKLSVSREKSEELSPKAVVSDVNSLASSTATSAGLSSQLVLPKMSAPVVDLVDEEKDELLRLAFVHIVEAYKQIAVAGGLQARFSLLAYLGVEYPLELEAWKVLQNHILADYVNNEGHELTLRVLYRLFGEAEEEHDFFTSTTAASVYETFLVTVAETLRDSFPPSDKSLSRLLGEAPYLPKSVINLLECMCSPGNSENADKDLQSGDRVTQGLSAVWSLILLRPPIRDVCLKIALQSTVHLSEEVRMKAIRLVANKLYPIPSISQRIEDFSKEMLLSAISDLVTDATDADGSVSESHKQDVHPEKSLIESSAVSKDISSDACPSSISQADTSLPISEAQRRMSLYFALCTKKHSLFRQIFVMYKNASKAIKQAVHDHIPILVRTMGSSSDLLEILTDPPSGSENLVMQVLQILTDGITPSSELVFTVSKLYNSKLKDVEIMIPVLPYLPKEEVMMIFPQIVNLPGDKFQAALLRILQGSSQSGPVLNPAEVLIAIHGIDPDRDGIPLKKVTDACNACFEQRQTFTQQIIAKVLNQLVEQIPLPLLFMRTVLQAIGTFPSLVDFIMEILSRLVGKQIWKYPKLWVGFLKCALLTKPQSFNVLLQGLRMHLRSWLDLWVPDGWPVILRAKLWTTVGVGAIRCVYGIPHLSGLKSERKRTNYYFPYLRGLGCGSYSCRLLSAKYPCLACLLTS; encoded by the exons ATGGTCGCCGTGATGGCGGCTGTTGATTCAAAGGAGAGGCTCTCTCGTCTGATTAACTCAACCAAGATTGCTGCAGATATTCCTTCCAAGCTTGCTCGTTTGCGTCAATTAAAGAATGATTTGCCGCCGGAAGATCCTGTTTTACTTACTGAGCTCCTCCCTCGTATCCTTGAGCTACAGTCTGACCGCTTCAGCCCCATCCGCAAGTTTGTCACAGA GATGATTGGTGAAATTGGATTCAAGCACATCGACTTGTTGCCTCAAATTGTACCATTATTGATAACAGTTTTGACTGATGATACTCCAGCTGTTGTTCGGCAATCCATTACTTGTGCCATTGATTTATTTCGCATTTGTCTTGTAAAAATTGCGATGAAG GGTCTGTATTCTAGCGTGATAGACAATTCACTTCAATCATTGTGGACATGGATGTTAAAGTTCAGGGAAGAGATATATTCAATAGCCGTTCAT GGAAATGGTGGAATGAGTTTGCTAGCTCTCAAGTTTGTCGTAGAAGTAATTTTACTTTACACACCTGACCCCAATGGCTCTTCAGAGCCTCCTGCTACTGCAG AAAATTCTGTCTATTTTAATATATCGTGGCTTCGTGGAGGTCATCCTATACTCAAAATTAGAGACTTATCAACTGAAGCCAGTCAAAGTTTGGGTTTGTTGCTCGATCAGCTCAGATTCCCAAAAGTGAAATCTCTCAATAATGCAAAGATCATTGTGCTCATTAATAG TCTTTCAACAATTGCAAACAAGAGGCCTGCTTTTTATGGCCGAATTTTGCCTGTCTTGCTTGGTCTGGACCGGTCAGGCACTATCTTCAATGGGTTGCATGCTCCTGGTGTACATTATGCCTTAAAGAATTCATTTCTCAACTGCTTGAAGTGTACCCATCCAGGTGCTTTACCG TGGCGGGATCCTCTAATTGGTGCCCTGAGAGAGATGAAAGTCGGGGGAGTGGCTGAGCCAACCCTTCATCAAGATTCAACAGTTAATGGATCTGTAAAGGAGGAGCTGAGCGATGGCCATTTTACCAAG GATGATAAGGCTACTGTTCAAAGAATTCCTGATATTATGCATAATACTTTGGGGAGGAAGAGGTCTGGTGAACCAGACACCTGTGATTTGAAAGAGGATGGAAATGGATCTGGAAAACGTGCCAGACCAACACCTAAGGTCTCGGAGTCTGAGGAATCATTTAAAGAAATGGAGAGTACTGTTAAGCCTGAACAAGATACATCATCAAGTGGAACATCTTCAGCAGGAGAATTGGATACCGGACCAGCGCACCAACTTGTAGCCATGTTTGGTGCCTTAGTTGCTCAAGGAGAAAAAGCTATTGGGTCCTTACAGATCCTTATCTCTAGTATTTCTGCTGACTTGCTTGCTGAGGTTGTCATTGCTAATATGCGTTTCCTTCCTCCTCATCAGCCTGATGCAGGAGATGGAGAACTTCTGCAGAATATGTGTATAAGTGGTAGTGATGCTCAAGTCAAATATCCGTCATCATTTGTAGCTGATGTTCTTTCATTATCTAGCACCTTTCCACCGATTGCATCATTGTTGGATTCTTCTAGGTCATTATCTGATGACACG AAGCCTCAAGAGGGAGGAGACCATCATGCAGTTCCTATTATTGACAGTGCTGGGACAAATGATGATTCTGAAAATGCTATAACGCCAACTAGTTTACCTGTTTCCAAAGCATCTATATCTGAAGCGGAAGAAGTTTGTTCAATCATTCCATCTAGTATACATGATGTGGCCAATTTAGAGAGTGGGATACCTGGGCTCGATTCTTCTGTTCAAAGTGATGGGTCATCAGATCATGTTGTTACTCCCTCGCTTGCATCATCTGGTTTTGACGATTCTAATCAAGAGAACATTTCAACTTTGGAACTAAGCTCCTCCTTGAAATTATCAGTTTCTAGAGAAAAATCAGAGGAGCTTAGTCCAAAGGCAGTTGTTTCAGATGTCAACAGCTTGGCCTCTTCAACTGCAACTTCTGCGGGGTTGTCTTCTCAGTTGGTCTTGCCCAAGATGTCAGCACCTGTTGTTGACCTTGTAGATGAAGAGAAGGATGAATTACTAAGACTGGCATTTGTGCACATTGTTGAGGCGTATAAGCAAATAGCAGTCGCTGGAGGTTTGCAAGCCCGCTTTTCTCTATTGGCATATTTAGGAGTGGAG TATCCCTTGGAATTAGAGGCATGGAAAGTGTTGCAAAACCATATATTGGCTGATTATGTAAACAATGAG GGACACGAGTTGACTTTGCGGGTTCTGTATAGGTTATTTGGAGAGGCAGAAGAGGAACACGATTTCTTTACATCTACGACTGCTGCTTCAGTATATGAGACATTTCTTGTCACTGTG GCAGAAACACTTAGAGATTCTTTTCCTCCATCGGACAAGTCATTGAGTAGATTGCTTGGTGAAGCTCCTTATCTACCAAAGTCAGTCATAAACCTGTTGGAATGCATGTGCTCTCCTGGAAACAGTGAAAATGCAGATAAGGATCTCCAAAGTGGTGATCGTGTAACTCAAGGTCTTAGTGCAGTGTggagtttaattttattgagaCCCCCTATCCGCGATGTCTGCTTGAAAATTGCCTTACAG AGCACTGTGCATCTCTCTGAGGAAGTGAGGATGAAGGCAATTCGTCTG GTTGCTAACAAGCTTTATCCTATACCGTCCATTTCTCAACGAATAGAAGATTTTTCTAAGGAGATGCTGCTTTCTGCCATTAGTGACCTTGTAACAGATGCGACAGATGCTGATGGATCAGTATCAGAATCACACAAG CAGGATGTTCATCCAGAAAAATCTTTAATTGAATCTAGTGCCGTTAGTAAAGATATATCCTCCGATGCTTGTCCTTCATCCATTTCACAAGCTGACACATCTCTTCCAATCTCTGAGGCCCAGCGTCGGATGTCCTTGTACTTTGCACTTTGCACAAAG AAGCACTCACTTTTTCGCCAAATTTTTGTCATGTATAAAAATGCCTCAAAAGCAATTAAGCAG GCTGTTCATGACCATATCCCAATACTTGTCCGCACAATGGGCTCATCCTCAGATCTTCTTGAAATTCTTACTGATCCTCCAAGTGGAAGTGAGAATCTTGTAATGCAG GTTTTGCAAATTCTGACAGATGGGATTACTCCTTCGTCTGAGTTAGTTTTTACCGTAAGCAAGTTATACAATTCAAAACTAAAG GATGTGGAGATTATGATCCCTGTATTACCATATCTACCAAAAGAGGAG gtcATGATGATTTTCCCCCAGATTGTGAATCTTCCAGGTGACAAATTCCAAGCAGCACTTCTGCGGATATTGCAG GGATCATCTCAGTCTGGGCCAGTTCTAAATCCAGCTGAAGTTCTAATTGCTATTCATGGAATTGATCCTGATAGAGATGGAATTCCTCTCAAGAAG GTCACAGATGCATGCAATGCTTGCTTTGAGCAGCGTCAAACTTTCACGCAGCAAATCATTGCAAAAGTTTTGAATCAATTG GTTGAGCAGATTCCTCTTCCATTATTGTTCATGCGCACGGTATTGCAAGCCATCGGCACTTTTCCATCACTG GTAGATTTTATAATGGAGATTCTATCTCGTCTTGTTGGCAAGCAG ATATGGAAATACCCCAAGTTATGGGTAGGCTTCTTGAAGTGTGCACTCTTGACAAAGCCTCAATCCTTTAATGTGCTGCTTCAG